A genomic region of Pseudomonas migulae contains the following coding sequences:
- the creD gene encoding cell envelope integrity protein CreD — MNRNLTIKLGAIALLILLLLIPLLMIDGVIQDRQQLRDGVLEDIARSSSYSQRLSGPLMVVPYRKVVRTWKLNEKTNERYQEVGEERGRLYFLPERFELEGQVQTELRSRGIYEARLFHADNHISGHFSVPAQLGIKEDFADYQFDLPFLAVGISDIRGIENALKLELNDQRLDFIPGSQVGWLGEGVHVTLPALNTTQATELAFGFDLRLQGTGQLQILPVGKSSKVSLAANWPHPSFIGNYLPAQREVSDQGFTANWQTTFFSTNLQEALSSCVSGNDCDAFNGRSFGVSFIDPVDQYLKSDRAIKYALLFIVLTFAGFFLFEVLKSLAVHPVQYALVGVALAFFYLLLLSLSEHIGFALAYLLSASGCVLLIGFYVCHVLRSVRHGLSFSAGLAALYGLLYGLLSAEDYALLMGSLLLFGLLGVFMVLTRKLDWYGIGQKAAKPLEFNIGVVE, encoded by the coding sequence ATGAACCGAAATCTGACTATAAAACTCGGGGCGATTGCCCTGCTGATTCTGTTGTTGCTGATCCCGTTGCTGATGATCGACGGCGTGATCCAGGACCGTCAGCAACTGCGCGACGGTGTGCTTGAAGACATCGCGCGCAGCTCCAGCTACAGCCAGCGACTGAGCGGACCGTTGATGGTGGTGCCGTATCGCAAAGTGGTGCGCACCTGGAAACTCAACGAAAAAACCAACGAGCGCTATCAGGAAGTCGGCGAAGAACGCGGTCGTTTGTATTTCCTGCCGGAGCGTTTCGAGCTCGAGGGACAGGTCCAGACTGAACTGCGTTCCCGGGGCATCTACGAGGCGCGGCTGTTCCACGCCGACAACCACATCAGCGGGCACTTCTCGGTCCCGGCACAACTGGGCATCAAGGAAGACTTTGCGGATTACCAGTTCGACCTGCCGTTTCTCGCGGTCGGGATCAGCGACATCCGTGGCATCGAGAATGCCTTGAAACTGGAACTCAATGACCAGCGCCTGGACTTCATTCCCGGCAGTCAGGTGGGCTGGTTGGGCGAGGGTGTGCACGTAACGCTGCCCGCACTGAACACTACGCAAGCCACAGAGCTGGCTTTCGGTTTCGACCTGCGCTTGCAAGGCACCGGCCAATTGCAAATCCTTCCGGTGGGCAAGTCCAGCAAAGTCTCGCTGGCCGCCAACTGGCCGCATCCGAGCTTCATCGGCAACTACCTGCCGGCCCAGCGCGAAGTCTCCGATCAAGGCTTCACGGCCAACTGGCAGACGACGTTTTTCTCCACCAACCTGCAAGAAGCCCTGAGCAGCTGCGTTTCCGGCAACGACTGTGACGCGTTCAACGGGCGCAGCTTTGGCGTGAGCTTCATCGACCCCGTGGACCAGTACCTGAAAAGCGATCGGGCGATCAAATATGCACTGCTGTTCATCGTCCTGACCTTTGCCGGTTTCTTCCTCTTCGAAGTCCTGAAAAGCCTGGCCGTGCACCCGGTGCAATACGCGTTGGTGGGCGTGGCGCTGGCGTTCTTCTACTTGTTGTTGCTGTCGTTGTCCGAACACATCGGTTTTGCCCTGGCCTATCTGTTGTCGGCGAGCGGTTGTGTGTTGTTGATCGGCTTTTATGTTTGCCACGTGCTGCGCAGCGTGCGCCACGGCTTGAGTTTTTCGGCGGGATTGGCGGCGTTGTATGGCTTGCTCTACGGCTTGTTGAGTGCCGAGGATTACGCGCTGCTGATGGGCTCGTTGCTGCTGTTCGGGTTGCTGGGCGTGTTCATGGTGCTGACCCGCAAACTGGACTGGTACGGGATCGGGCAGAAAGCCGCCAAGCCGCTGGAATTCAATATAGGGGTGGTGGAATGA
- the creC gene encoding two-component system sensor histidine kinase CreC, whose protein sequence is MPLGIRIFLVYVLFIGLTGYFVLSTVMEEIRPGVRQSTEETLVDTANLMAEILRDDFKAGTLNQNRWPELLRAYGERQPKANIWGLPKNQVNHRIYVTDAKGIVVLDSSGMAVGQDYSRWNDVLLTLRGEYGARSSRSDPNDASSSVMHVGAPIRDNGQIIGVVTVAKPNSSLQPYVDRTERRLLAYGAGLIGLGLLFGALLSWWLSAALRRLTAYAKAVSEGRRVEVPHYRGGEMEQLATAVEQMRTQLEGKAYVERYVHTLTHELKSPLAAIRGAAELLQGEMPLAQQQRFVSNIDSESVRMQQLIERLLNLAQVEQRQGLEERVAVPLASLVDELLNAQAARIEGKQLRVEQAIPADLALIGEPFLLRQALGNLLENALDFTPAKGVLRFSAAKVGEQIEFKLFNQAEAIPDYALPRLSERFYSLPRPDSGRKSTGLGLNFVEEVVKLHGGTLSIGNVEGGVEVTLRLA, encoded by the coding sequence ATGCCATTGGGGATCCGGATTTTTCTGGTCTATGTGCTGTTCATCGGCCTGACGGGTTACTTCGTGCTCAGCACCGTGATGGAAGAAATCCGCCCAGGCGTGCGTCAGTCCACCGAAGAAACCCTGGTCGACACTGCCAACCTGATGGCCGAAATCCTGCGCGACGACTTCAAGGCCGGCACGCTCAACCAGAACCGCTGGCCGGAACTGCTCAGGGCCTACGGCGAGCGTCAGCCAAAGGCCAATATCTGGGGGCTGCCGAAGAATCAGGTCAACCACCGGATCTACGTCACTGACGCGAAGGGCATCGTCGTCCTTGACTCCAGCGGCATGGCGGTGGGCCAGGATTACTCGCGCTGGAACGATGTTTTGCTGACCCTGCGCGGCGAGTACGGCGCCCGCTCCAGTCGCAGCGATCCGAACGATGCCAGCTCCTCGGTGATGCACGTCGGCGCACCGATCCGCGACAACGGCCAGATCATTGGCGTGGTCACGGTCGCCAAACCCAACAGCTCATTACAGCCTTACGTCGATCGCACCGAGCGTCGATTGCTCGCGTATGGCGCCGGACTGATCGGCCTCGGCTTGCTGTTCGGCGCGCTGCTGTCGTGGTGGCTCAGCGCGGCGCTGCGGCGCTTGACCGCTTATGCGAAAGCCGTGAGTGAAGGCCGGCGGGTCGAGGTTCCGCATTATCGCGGCGGCGAGATGGAGCAACTGGCGACCGCGGTGGAACAGATGCGCACACAGCTGGAAGGCAAGGCTTACGTCGAGCGTTATGTGCACACGCTGACCCATGAACTGAAGAGCCCGCTGGCGGCGATTCGCGGCGCGGCGGAGTTGCTGCAGGGTGAGATGCCGCTGGCTCAACAGCAGCGTTTCGTCAGCAACATCGACAGCGAAAGCGTGCGGATGCAGCAGTTGATCGAGCGACTGCTGAATCTGGCTCAGGTCGAGCAGCGCCAGGGCCTGGAAGAGCGGGTGGCCGTGCCGTTGGCGAGTCTGGTCGATGAGTTGCTGAATGCGCAGGCCGCGCGCATCGAAGGCAAGCAGTTGCGGGTGGAGCAGGCGATTCCGGCGGATCTGGCGCTGATCGGTGAACCCTTTCTGTTGCGTCAGGCGCTGGGAAATCTGCTGGAAAATGCCTTGGATTTCACGCCGGCCAAGGGCGTGCTGCGATTCAGCGCCGCGAAGGTCGGGGAGCAGATTGAATTCAAACTGTTCAACCAGGCCGAGGCCATTCCCGACTACGCGTTGCCGCGATTGAGTGAGCGCTTTTATTCCTTGCCGCGTCCGGACAGCGGGCGCAAAAGCACGGGGTTGGGGCTTAACTTTGTGGAAGAAGTGGTGAAGTTGCATGGTGGGACATTGAGTATCGGCAATGTTGAGGGTGGGGTTGAAGTGACGTTGCGGCTGGCTTAG
- the creB gene encoding two-component system response regulator CreB codes for MPHILIVEDEAAIADTLIFALQGEGFTTTWLSLGAAALDFQRQTPADLIILDIGLPDISGFETCKQLRRFSDVPVIFLSARDAEIDRVVGLEIGADDYVVKPFSPREVAARVRAILKRMVPRAVAEVASTLFRIDSERVQISYRGQLLTLTRHEFRLLQCLLEQPERVFSREQLLDSLGVAADAGYERSIDSHIKSVRAKLRLVKADAEPIQTHRGLGYSYSPGHS; via the coding sequence ATGCCTCATATCCTGATTGTCGAAGACGAAGCGGCGATTGCCGACACCCTGATTTTCGCCTTGCAGGGCGAGGGGTTCACCACTACGTGGCTGAGCCTGGGCGCCGCCGCGCTGGATTTTCAACGGCAGACACCCGCCGACCTGATCATTCTCGACATCGGTCTGCCCGACATCAGTGGCTTCGAAACCTGCAAGCAACTGCGGCGTTTCAGCGACGTGCCGGTGATTTTCCTCAGTGCTCGCGATGCGGAAATCGATCGGGTCGTGGGCCTGGAAATCGGCGCCGACGATTACGTGGTCAAGCCGTTCAGCCCACGGGAAGTGGCAGCGCGCGTTCGGGCCATCCTCAAGCGCATGGTGCCGCGTGCGGTGGCCGAGGTCGCATCGACACTGTTTCGCATCGACAGTGAGCGCGTGCAGATCAGCTATCGCGGCCAGTTGCTGACCCTGACGCGCCACGAATTCCGTCTGCTGCAATGCCTGCTCGAACAACCTGAACGCGTCTTCAGCCGCGAGCAATTGCTCGATTCGCTGGGCGTCGCCGCCGATGCCGGGTACGAGCGCAGCATCGACAGCCACATCAAGAGCGTGCGCGCCAAGTTGCGCCTGGTGAAGGCCGACGCCGAGCCGATTCAGACCCATCGCGGCCTCGGCTACAGCTACAGCCCGGGACACAGCTGA
- a CDS encoding ATP-dependent zinc protease family protein, with amino-acid sequence MKSLLALLSLVALPVLAAEPTLYGRYEYIALPEIGGEVLKAKMDTGALTASLSAKDIETFTRDGDEWVRFRLATKDASNKVYEHKVARISKIKTRSEEDEDEDAAAPTKRPVVDLELCLGNVKRTVEVNLTDRSSFNYPLLIGAKALREFGAAVNPARRFTADKPDC; translated from the coding sequence GTGAAATCCCTCCTCGCACTGCTTTCCCTCGTGGCCCTGCCGGTCCTGGCCGCCGAGCCGACCCTGTATGGGCGCTACGAATACATTGCGCTGCCGGAAATCGGCGGCGAAGTCCTCAAGGCCAAAATGGACACCGGCGCCCTGACCGCGTCGCTGTCGGCCAAGGACATCGAAACCTTCACCCGCGACGGCGATGAGTGGGTGCGCTTCCGCCTCGCTACCAAAGATGCGAGCAACAAGGTCTACGAGCACAAGGTCGCGCGGATCAGCAAGATCAAGACCCGCTCCGAAGAAGACGAGGATGAAGATGCAGCGGCGCCCACCAAGCGTCCGGTGGTCGATCTGGAACTGTGCCTGGGCAACGTCAAGCGCACCGTCGAGGTCAACCTGACCGACCGCAGCAGCTTCAACTACCCGCTGCTGATCGGCGCCAAAGCCCTGCGTGAATTCGGCGCGGCCGTGAACCCGGCGCGGCGTTTCACCGCCGACAAGCCCGACTGCTGA
- a CDS encoding acyltransferase, whose amino-acid sequence MRRLLTGCFVTLLLLLNTLVLFGPLMVFALLKLVLPGRWRDYASTAVMWIAETWAEIDKLIFHLCIPTQWDIRGGDDLRRDTSYLVISNHQSWVDIPALIQTLNRRTPFFKFFLKKELIWVPFLGLAWWALDYPFMKRYTKAFLAKNPTLAGKDLEITKAACELFKRQPVTVVNYLEGTRYTSAKSTQQQSPFTHLLKPKAGGVAFVLAAMGEQLDAILDVTVVYPQRKIPGFWDLISGNVPRVIIDINTRELDPALWQGDYENDAVFRETVQNWVNQLWIEKDRRIDALRAERP is encoded by the coding sequence ATGCGCCGCCTGCTCACCGGCTGTTTCGTTACGCTGCTGCTGTTACTCAACACCCTGGTCCTGTTCGGGCCGCTGATGGTGTTTGCCCTGCTCAAACTGGTCCTGCCCGGCCGCTGGCGTGATTACGCATCAACAGCGGTGATGTGGATCGCCGAGACCTGGGCCGAGATCGACAAGCTGATCTTCCACCTGTGCATCCCCACGCAGTGGGACATTCGCGGCGGCGATGACTTGCGTCGCGATACCTCTTATCTGGTGATCAGCAACCATCAATCCTGGGTCGATATCCCGGCGCTGATCCAGACACTCAACCGGCGCACGCCGTTTTTCAAATTCTTCCTCAAGAAAGAACTGATCTGGGTACCGTTCCTGGGCCTGGCGTGGTGGGCGCTGGATTACCCGTTCATGAAGCGCTACACCAAGGCCTTCCTGGCGAAAAACCCGACGCTGGCGGGCAAGGACCTGGAGATCACCAAAGCGGCGTGCGAACTGTTCAAGCGCCAGCCGGTGACGGTGGTTAATTACCTCGAAGGCACCCGCTACACCTCGGCGAAAAGCACTCAGCAACAGTCACCGTTCACCCATCTGCTCAAACCCAAGGCGGGCGGTGTCGCGTTTGTGCTGGCAGCGATGGGTGAACAGCTGGACGCCATTCTCGATGTGACGGTGGTGTATCCGCAGCGGAAGATTCCGGGGTTCTGGGATTTGATCAGCGGCAACGTGCCGAGGGTCATCATCGACATCAACACCCGCGAACTCGACCCGGCACTGTGGCAGGGTGATTACGAGAATGATGCGGTGTTTCGCGAGACGGTCCAGAATTGGGTCAACCAGCTCTGGATCGAGAAGGACCGGCGCATCGACGCCTTGCGCGCCGAACGCCCCTGA
- a CDS encoding DUF2780 domain-containing protein — protein MKISRGFALASLMTLAASPVFAQFSLSDAANAISGMKGENAATAAAPTSETAGLLGALSQLNVTPQQAVGGTGAMLGLAKNQLSSTDYSELAKNVPGIDQLSGGGELGALAGLLGSSGKAAGLDNALGNVKDTNDLNNAFSALGMDSGMIGQFAPVILQYLGQQGVGGSLLQSLGGIWGAGS, from the coding sequence ATGAAGATTTCACGCGGTTTTGCACTGGCATCGCTCATGACCCTGGCGGCCAGCCCGGTCTTTGCTCAGTTCAGCCTGAGCGATGCGGCCAATGCCATTTCCGGCATGAAGGGCGAGAACGCCGCCACAGCCGCAGCGCCGACGTCTGAAACGGCCGGTCTGCTGGGGGCGCTCAGCCAATTGAATGTGACACCGCAACAAGCCGTCGGTGGCACCGGGGCAATGTTGGGGTTGGCGAAGAACCAGTTGAGTTCGACCGACTATTCGGAACTGGCTAAAAACGTACCGGGCATCGACCAGTTGTCGGGCGGTGGTGAACTGGGTGCGCTCGCCGGTTTGCTCGGTTCGAGTGGCAAGGCAGCCGGTCTGGATAACGCGCTGGGCAACGTCAAGGACACCAACGACCTGAACAACGCGTTCAGCGCGCTGGGCATGGACAGCGGCATGATCGGCCAGTTCGCCCCGGTGATTCTGCAATACCTCGGTCAGCAGGGCGTGGGCGGTTCGCTGCTGCAGAGCCTGGGCGGAATCTGGGGCGCCGGCAGCTGA